In one Silene latifolia isolate original U9 population chromosome 10, ASM4854445v1, whole genome shotgun sequence genomic region, the following are encoded:
- the LOC141608249 gene encoding uncharacterized protein LOC141608249 — MHLQDKFERHGILCRHALCVFKDRGIHEVPSDYLLSHWSKLATCQPIVGPNGHLLADCTSMDVQKNKVGELWSELFTCVALVEQSPGHCDKLLGILREFKERVKITPNESENTGIAKVKDKNAEIGMLLGTNIPSEITVLPPRQCKNKGSGKWLISQRERAGEVNKKALRKCRDCGEMANHDSRNCDRRTTDNE; from the coding sequence ATGCACTTGCAAGATAAGTTTGAAAGACATGGAATACTCTGTCGACATGCTCTGTGTGTCTTTAAAGATCGGGGAATTCACGAAGTTCCAAGTGACTACCTGCTTAGTCATTGGAGCAAACTAGCAACCTGCCAGCCAATCGTCGGCCCTAATGGCCATTTGCTTGCTGATTGTACATCAATGGATGTACAGAAAAACAAAGTTGGCGAGTTATGGTCAGAGTTGTTTACTTGTGTGGCACTTGTTGAACAGAGTCCTGGACATTGTGATAAGTTGCTTGGGATTTTGCGTGAGTTCAAGGAAAGGGTAAAAATTACCCCTAATGAAAGTGAAAATACTGGTATTGCAAAGGTAAAGGACAAGAATGCTGAAATTGGGATGCTTTTAGGAACAAACATTCCTAGTGAGATTACGGTTTTGCCTCCAAGGCAGTGCAAAAACAAAGGCTCGGGAAAATGGCTGATCTCACAAAGAGAACGAGCTGGGGAAGTGAACAAGAAAGCGCTAAGAAAATGCAGGGACTGTGGGGAGATGGCGAACCACGACAGTAGGAATTGTGACCGAAGGACAACCGACAATGAGTAG